The following nucleotide sequence is from Thermodesulfobacteriota bacterium.
TTGGTTACGACCCCGGCCCCGACGGTCCTGCCGCCTTCCCTTATCGCGAACCTCACGCCCTCCTCCATCGCTATCGGCGTGATGAGCTCTATGTCCAGGTTCAC
It contains:
- a CDS encoding elongation factor Tu, coding for VNLDIELITPIAMEEGVRFAIREGGRTVGAGVVTKVVE